The sequence below is a genomic window from Candidatus Nanopelagicales bacterium.
GTCGAAGCGGCCGGACTGCGTGTCATCCGCGGGACCGATGAGCCCCCATCGGGATGGCTGGGAAAGCCATGGGCCTGTCAGCGACTGGCCGACGCTGCCACCGGGGATGTACTCGTCTTCGTCGACGCCGACGTCGTCCTGCGCTCCGATGCCGCCGTGCGCACGGCCGGACTGCTCACCGACCTCGATCTGGTGTGCCCCTATCCCCACCAGATGGTCAGCGGCGTCCTGCAGAACCTCGTACAACCGCTCCTGCAGTGGTCCTGGCTCAGCTTCCTGCCACTGCGCCTGGCGGAGAACACCCCCCATCCGATGCTCTCCGCGGGCAACGGACAGGTGCTTGCGGTGCGCCGAGATGCGTACTACGCCGCCGGGGGCCATGCCGCGGTCAGGGATCAGGTGCTCGAAGATCTGGCGCTGGTCCGACAGTTCAAGCGGACGGGGCACCGCGCGGGGATGGCAGACGGTACGCAGGTGGCCCAGTGCCGGATGTACGTCGATGACCGCGATCTGATCGCCGGCTACACGAAGTCCTTGCACGACGCCTTCGGTCCGGGCACGGTCGGCACACTCGCCGCTCTGTACCTCCTCCCGCCTGCGGCGGCACTGTTCGCCCGTGACCGCCGCACCCGCGCAGTGGGGGTCGCGGGCTACCTCGTCGCCGTGGCCGGCCGGCTCGCGGTGGCGAGGCGCACACAACAGTCCCTGCCGGCATGTGCGGCACATCCACTGTCGATCACGGCGCTGCTGTGGTTGTATGCCCGGTCAGTCCGGGCTCACCGCCGCGGCACGATCACATGGCGGGGACGCTCGATATCGGGGTGATGCGGGGACGGCTCACACCCCGTCCGCAGGCCGGGC
It includes:
- a CDS encoding glycosyltransferase family A protein, which gives rise to MATVTGVRWLVAGCAVGAAAATALSLVNLRHLRRPLSSADAAISVLVPARDEAERITPTLASLQGLEGVTEVIVLDDNSQDATAAMVEAAGLRVIRGTDEPPSGWLGKPWACQRLADAATGDVLVFVDADVVLRSDAAVRTAGLLTDLDLVCPYPHQMVSGVLQNLVQPLLQWSWLSFLPLRLAENTPHPMLSAGNGQVLAVRRDAYYAAGGHAAVRDQVLEDLALVRQFKRTGHRAGMADGTQVAQCRMYVDDRDLIAGYTKSLHDAFGPGTVGTLAALYLLPPAAALFARDRRTRAVGVAGYLVAVAGRLAVARRTQQSLPACAAHPLSITALLWLYARSVRAHRRGTITWRGRSISG